Proteins encoded together in one Planctomyces sp. SH-PL14 window:
- a CDS encoding DUF1559 domain-containing protein produces the protein MWRPRRIPRAACSTHRASRGVTVIEILVAAGILGLLLALVLPAVQQSRMAAMRMECSNHLRQIGLAGQQYHDTYGFLPGYQMLYRLFPYLGLRDWFDAGASDRDFGKWHPILLCPVDRLHDPVESSGPYSYLVAGGSCLHCGEGIFQSGPAMDRGVSWNEVTDGLSSTAFFSERRASLHFPVFPTTDEAGIAACQADPVRCVWNLKSVFGPEQDADYIAACRDPQQRFDPHPARHDRRVYWRTASSGYGHLLPPNTPSGYRGYPFETSYWRAASSHHAGGVNLLLCDGAVRFVSDTIHVPVWWALGTRSGNDVVGDD, from the coding sequence ATGTGGCGACCGCGGCGAATCCCACGGGCGGCGTGCAGCACGCATCGCGCGAGCCGCGGCGTCACCGTTATTGAGATCCTGGTGGCGGCCGGGATTCTGGGCCTGCTGCTGGCGCTCGTTCTCCCCGCAGTGCAGCAGTCCCGGATGGCCGCGATGCGGATGGAGTGCTCGAACCACTTGCGGCAGATCGGTCTGGCGGGGCAGCAGTATCACGACACGTACGGATTCCTGCCCGGTTACCAGATGCTGTACCGACTGTTCCCCTACCTCGGTCTGCGGGACTGGTTTGATGCCGGAGCATCGGACCGTGACTTTGGCAAATGGCACCCCATCCTGCTTTGCCCCGTGGATCGGCTGCATGACCCGGTCGAGTCATCCGGACCGTACAGTTACCTGGTGGCAGGTGGAAGTTGTCTCCACTGCGGAGAGGGAATCTTCCAATCCGGGCCCGCGATGGACCGGGGAGTCTCCTGGAATGAGGTCACCGACGGTCTCTCATCGACGGCATTCTTTTCCGAGCGCCGCGCCAGCCTGCACTTTCCTGTCTTTCCGACCACCGACGAAGCCGGGATCGCGGCCTGCCAGGCCGACCCCGTCCGGTGCGTCTGGAATCTGAAGTCGGTCTTCGGACCGGAACAGGACGCGGACTACATCGCGGCGTGCCGTGACCCGCAGCAGCGTTTCGACCCGCATCCGGCACGGCACGACAGGCGAGTGTACTGGAGGACGGCCAGCTCGGGTTACGGGCATCTCCTCCCACCGAACACGCCATCGGGTTACCGAGGATATCCCTTCGAGACCAGTTACTGGAGAGCCGCCTCCAGCCATCACGCCGGAGGGGTGAACCTGCTCCTGTGCGACGGCGCCGTGAGGTTCGTCTCGGACACGATCCACGTCCCGGTCTGGTGGGCGCTGGGCACCCGCAGTGGCAATGATGTCGTTGGAGATGACTAA
- a CDS encoding SAM-dependent methyltransferase has protein sequence MSELLWNAPVSAEKMAEVFETLELRPGQSVLDVGCGSGEVLIRLRERSPLRGLGIDLSAERIREARQRADGRVDAGEVRFLEADARTLEIDPASVDLALCLGSTHAFELGDGAYAAALRRLRRWVIPGGLLLVGEPYLERPAAPEYRAILGAFPPDDRTHASNIAIARDMGLIPLAAWTANLDEWDHFEWGHQRTIERLAAKGPPTPETTALLERRRRWMDAYLQWGRRTLGYGTYLFRQPSE, from the coding sequence ATGTCCGAGTTGTTGTGGAATGCTCCCGTGAGCGCCGAAAAAATGGCCGAGGTCTTCGAGACGCTGGAGCTCCGCCCTGGCCAGTCCGTGCTCGATGTCGGATGCGGCAGCGGCGAAGTCCTGATCCGGCTCCGCGAGCGGTCTCCCCTTCGCGGCCTCGGGATCGATCTCTCCGCCGAACGGATCCGCGAAGCTCGGCAGCGGGCGGATGGCCGGGTCGACGCCGGGGAGGTCCGCTTCCTGGAAGCGGATGCCCGAACGCTCGAGATCGATCCCGCTTCGGTCGACCTCGCCCTGTGCCTCGGCTCGACCCACGCCTTCGAACTCGGCGACGGTGCGTACGCGGCGGCCCTCCGACGGTTGCGACGGTGGGTCATCCCGGGCGGTCTCCTGCTCGTGGGCGAACCCTATCTGGAGCGTCCCGCCGCGCCGGAGTATCGAGCAATCCTCGGCGCGTTTCCGCCCGACGACCGGACGCACGCCTCCAACATCGCGATCGCGAGAGACATGGGGCTCATTCCGCTCGCTGCCTGGACCGCCAACCTCGACGAGTGGGACCATTTCGAATGGGGGCATCAGCGGACCATCGAGCGTCTCGCGGCCAAGGGGCCGCCCACTCCGGAGACCACCGCCCTGCTCGAACGCCGCCGCCGGTGGATGGACGCCTACCTCCAATGGGGACGCCGGACCCTGGGTTACGGCACCTATCTCTTCCGCCAGCCCTCCGAATGA
- a CDS encoding glycoside hydrolase family 5 protein: MPLRHLLSLLIALVLLASGRIAAADNLIANGTFETDADSDHWPDRWGKLKSGGTWETENDNHFLRLHSDKAGQTVLHYQLQPLPPDARAVELSWRWRVSDLKTGKQSHHDARIMLGLLDASGKKLPGAPGAPFVRKSTEGWVERSIHFLIPAEAKTLELMPALLEVESGTLDLDDVALRNVDPAPIEAEAKAAADARAAKQARDAAARSGKAAKLLAATGSLVTNGGFETDAKKQDGKPDDWGLPKNGTWETEGEGDAKNHFVRLKSSQPGETVMLYRLIDVPADVEAVELTWRQRVSDLKPGKMPWFDARIMMHFKDAAGKQMPGSPAAPAARKDSGGWTDKSAKFLIPKGAVTLEFMPSLFQVEKGTLDLDDIAVRPTDAAPLIAAAARRAEEERLANVPAEEPNSAKWPPELHVEGNKVLTPDGKPVVLQGVNVVSLEFLLRGDHVLKSCQVAVDDWKSTIIRLPVKESYWFGREPEQADGGAAYRKLVDDAITMVANRGAYVLLDLHRFRAPKAEHVEFWTAAATKYKNHPAVLFDLFNEPHGMSWEVWRDGGFIAEKEKPADEDAFLSPEEKAKNAKGFQSVGMQKLIDAVRETGAKNIVVPGGLDWAYDLSGIAKGFELDERGGNGLIYSTHIYPWKSNWKEKVLVVAAKHPVLVGEVGCDIKKMDFIPLENQEDPYTWAPDMLGFMQQHGLHWTAFSFHPGASPVMLTGWDYTPTPFWGAFVKRALAGEQFPRDRPR, translated from the coding sequence ATGCCACTTCGTCACCTCCTCTCCCTCCTCATCGCCCTCGTCCTGCTGGCCTCCGGTCGGATCGCCGCCGCCGACAACCTGATCGCCAACGGCACCTTCGAGACCGACGCCGACAGCGATCACTGGCCGGATCGCTGGGGAAAGCTGAAGTCGGGCGGGACCTGGGAAACGGAGAACGACAACCACTTCCTCCGCCTCCACTCGGACAAAGCCGGCCAAACAGTCCTGCACTACCAGCTCCAGCCCCTCCCGCCGGACGCCCGCGCGGTCGAGCTCTCCTGGCGGTGGCGCGTCAGCGACCTGAAAACGGGCAAACAGTCGCACCACGACGCCCGCATCATGCTCGGCCTCCTCGACGCCTCCGGCAAGAAACTCCCCGGCGCCCCCGGAGCCCCGTTCGTCCGCAAAAGCACCGAAGGCTGGGTCGAACGGAGTATCCACTTCCTCATCCCCGCCGAGGCCAAGACGCTCGAACTCATGCCCGCGCTGCTCGAAGTCGAGTCCGGAACCCTCGACCTCGACGACGTGGCCCTGCGGAACGTCGATCCCGCCCCCATCGAGGCGGAGGCCAAAGCGGCCGCAGACGCTCGCGCCGCCAAGCAGGCTCGCGACGCCGCGGCGCGGAGCGGAAAGGCCGCCAAGCTCCTTGCCGCCACCGGCTCGCTCGTCACGAACGGCGGCTTCGAGACCGACGCGAAGAAACAGGACGGCAAACCGGACGACTGGGGACTGCCGAAGAACGGCACCTGGGAGACCGAAGGGGAAGGGGACGCGAAGAACCACTTCGTCCGCCTGAAGTCCTCGCAGCCCGGGGAGACGGTCATGCTCTACCGGCTGATCGACGTCCCGGCCGACGTCGAGGCGGTCGAGCTGACATGGCGGCAGCGGGTCAGCGATCTGAAGCCGGGCAAGATGCCGTGGTTCGACGCGCGGATCATGATGCACTTCAAAGACGCGGCCGGAAAGCAGATGCCCGGGTCCCCCGCCGCGCCGGCGGCCCGCAAGGACTCTGGCGGCTGGACCGATAAGAGCGCCAAGTTTCTCATTCCCAAGGGGGCGGTGACGCTCGAGTTCATGCCGTCGCTGTTCCAGGTGGAGAAGGGGACGCTCGACCTCGACGACATCGCCGTCCGTCCAACGGACGCCGCCCCGCTGATCGCCGCGGCGGCCAGGCGGGCGGAAGAGGAGCGGCTGGCGAACGTGCCGGCCGAGGAGCCGAACAGCGCCAAGTGGCCGCCGGAGCTGCACGTCGAAGGGAACAAGGTCCTGACGCCCGACGGCAAACCGGTGGTCCTGCAGGGGGTGAACGTCGTCAGCCTCGAGTTCCTGCTGCGGGGCGACCACGTCCTGAAGTCGTGCCAGGTCGCGGTCGACGACTGGAAGAGCACGATCATCCGGCTCCCGGTGAAGGAGAGCTACTGGTTCGGCCGCGAGCCGGAGCAGGCGGACGGCGGGGCGGCGTACCGCAAGCTGGTGGACGACGCGATCACGATGGTCGCCAACCGCGGGGCGTACGTGCTGCTCGATCTGCACCGCTTCCGCGCACCGAAGGCGGAGCACGTCGAGTTCTGGACCGCCGCCGCGACGAAGTACAAGAACCATCCGGCGGTCCTCTTCGATCTGTTCAACGAGCCGCATGGGATGTCGTGGGAGGTGTGGCGGGACGGCGGGTTCATCGCCGAGAAGGAGAAGCCGGCCGATGAGGACGCGTTCCTCTCACCCGAGGAGAAGGCCAAGAACGCGAAGGGGTTTCAGTCGGTCGGGATGCAGAAGCTGATCGATGCCGTCCGCGAGACCGGGGCGAAGAACATCGTCGTCCCCGGGGGCCTCGACTGGGCGTACGACCTGTCGGGGATTGCGAAGGGGTTTGAGCTCGACGAGCGGGGCGGGAACGGCCTCATCTATTCGACGCACATCTATCCGTGGAAGTCGAACTGGAAGGAGAAGGTGCTCGTCGTCGCGGCGAAGCATCCGGTGCTGGTCGGGGAGGTGGGCTGCGACATCAAGAAGATGGACTTCATTCCGCTGGAGAACCAGGAGGACCCGTACACGTGGGCTCCGGACATGCTGGGCTTCATGCAGCAGCACGGCCTGCACTGGACGGCGTTCTCGTTCCATCCGGGTGCGTCGCCGGTGATGCTGACGGGATGGGACTACACGCCAACGCCGTTCTGGGGCGCCTTCGTGAAGCGGGCCCTGGCCGGCGAGCAGTTTCCGCGGGACCGCCCGCGCTAA
- a CDS encoding glycoside hydrolase family 2 TIM barrel-domain containing protein: MLRFALASLALLVASPFLAPQSLHAQAIRTSLVQRDGRWQLMRDGQPYFIKGGGGGGSKLVLRECDGNSFRTWGVGAETAAELDEARKLGLTVSVGIWLGHKEHGFDYTNAQAVAKQLEDARQAVRTYKDHPAVLVWGIGNEMEVNNEGPEVWRAIQEIARAVHEIDPNHPTMTVIAELGKDKVQQIHELCPDIDIIGVNTYGGGPSLAKRYREARGTKPYIITEFGPPGTWEIPLNAFGAPSEQTSTAKAKSYREIYEKSVTGAPELCLGSYAFTWGHKIEATATWFGMFLPDGDRLAAVDTMQELWSGKAPQHPVPAMESLKLAGPDQVKAGETVEAEVKVGSGAGDVKIHWALYSEQGNYGVTGTGAEATPQYPDAIRENGGKTVRVKTPMSGGIYRLYCYLHNDHGGAAVGSLPIQVKGPKTLIKAPAAKLPFAVLSDDAKGPYIPSGWMGDAGSISMDEGSTTTPHSGKTCLKVSYEKKGGWGSVVWQHPANDWGEQPGGFDVTGAEALTFWARGESGGEKVVFGYGLLGIERKYHDSSKGEIEVTLTPEWKQYTIDLGEKELTRIKSGFLWRIGTPDGPMTFYVDDIEYR; this comes from the coding sequence ATGTTGCGATTCGCTCTCGCATCCCTCGCCCTTCTCGTCGCGTCTCCGTTCCTCGCCCCTCAGTCCCTTCACGCCCAGGCGATCAGGACATCGCTCGTCCAGCGGGACGGCCGCTGGCAACTGATGCGGGACGGGCAGCCGTACTTCATCAAGGGGGGCGGAGGAGGGGGGTCGAAGTTGGTCCTCCGGGAGTGCGACGGCAACTCGTTCCGTACCTGGGGCGTCGGGGCCGAGACCGCGGCGGAGCTGGACGAGGCCCGTAAGCTCGGGCTGACCGTTTCGGTCGGGATCTGGCTGGGGCACAAGGAGCACGGGTTCGACTACACGAACGCCCAGGCGGTCGCGAAGCAGCTCGAAGACGCCCGCCAGGCGGTGCGGACGTACAAGGATCATCCGGCGGTCCTGGTGTGGGGGATCGGGAACGAGATGGAGGTCAACAACGAGGGGCCGGAGGTCTGGCGGGCGATTCAGGAGATTGCCCGGGCGGTCCATGAGATCGATCCGAACCACCCAACCATGACCGTCATTGCGGAGCTCGGCAAGGACAAGGTGCAGCAGATCCACGAGCTCTGCCCGGACATCGACATCATCGGCGTCAACACGTACGGCGGCGGGCCGTCGCTGGCGAAGCGGTATCGCGAGGCCAGGGGGACCAAGCCGTACATCATCACGGAGTTCGGTCCGCCGGGGACGTGGGAGATTCCCCTCAACGCCTTCGGTGCCCCGAGCGAGCAGACCAGCACCGCCAAGGCGAAGTCGTATCGGGAGATCTACGAGAAGTCGGTCACCGGGGCGCCGGAGCTGTGCCTCGGGTCGTATGCCTTCACCTGGGGGCACAAGATCGAGGCAACCGCGACCTGGTTCGGGATGTTCCTTCCCGACGGCGACCGGCTGGCGGCGGTCGACACGATGCAGGAGCTGTGGTCGGGCAAGGCTCCGCAGCATCCCGTCCCCGCGATGGAGTCACTCAAGCTGGCCGGTCCCGATCAGGTGAAGGCGGGCGAGACGGTCGAGGCCGAGGTCAAAGTCGGTTCCGGCGCGGGGGACGTCAAGATCCACTGGGCCCTCTACAGCGAGCAGGGGAACTACGGTGTCACGGGGACCGGGGCGGAGGCGACGCCGCAGTATCCGGATGCCATCCGCGAAAACGGCGGGAAGACCGTCCGCGTGAAGACGCCGATGTCGGGCGGGATCTACCGGCTGTACTGCTACCTGCACAACGACCACGGAGGGGCGGCGGTCGGATCGCTGCCGATCCAGGTGAAGGGGCCCAAGACGCTGATCAAGGCTCCGGCGGCGAAGTTGCCGTTCGCGGTCCTCTCGGACGACGCGAAGGGGCCGTACATCCCGTCGGGCTGGATGGGGGACGCCGGGTCGATCTCGATGGACGAAGGTTCGACGACGACCCCGCACTCCGGGAAGACCTGCCTGAAGGTGTCGTACGAGAAGAAGGGGGGCTGGGGGAGCGTGGTCTGGCAGCATCCGGCGAATGACTGGGGGGAGCAGCCGGGCGGGTTCGATGTGACGGGTGCGGAGGCGCTGACCTTCTGGGCGCGGGGGGAGTCCGGGGGAGAGAAGGTGGTCTTCGGGTATGGGCTGCTGGGGATTGAGCGGAAGTATCACGACAGCTCGAAGGGGGAGATCGAAGTAACGCTCACGCCGGAGTGGAAGCAGTACACGATCGACCTGGGCGAGAAGGAGCTGACGCGGATCAAGAGCGGGTTCCTGTGGCGGATCGGGACCCCGGACGGTCCGATGACGTTTTACGTCGATGACATCGAGTATCGATGA